In Natrinema sp. SYSU A 869, the following proteins share a genomic window:
- a CDS encoding nucleic acid-binding protein has protein sequence MTMDATRYTDGSISYPRHPRGPGGAEPVETIDLSEYTAEVVTWTTSTATPPGVREPNTLAIVEFTVEGESVRAIGQVTTDEVATGDEVRPVHVDELREPGAGIREPDSQAWDGYRFEPA, from the coding sequence ATGACGATGGACGCGACTCGGTACACGGACGGTTCGATCAGCTACCCTAGGCATCCACGCGGTCCCGGTGGCGCGGAGCCGGTCGAAACGATCGATCTCAGCGAGTACACCGCCGAGGTTGTCACGTGGACGACGAGTACGGCGACGCCACCCGGTGTGCGCGAGCCGAACACGCTTGCGATCGTCGAATTCACCGTTGAGGGTGAATCGGTCCGGGCGATCGGGCAGGTCACGACCGATGAGGTCGCAACCGGTGACGAGGTCCGCCCGGTTCACGTCGACGAACTCCGCGAACCCGGCGCCGGCATCCGTGAGCCCGATAGTCAGGCGTGGGACGGCTACCGGTTCGAACCAGCGTAA
- a CDS encoding alpha/beta hydrolase — protein sequence MNHDTWSESQAETTVTVDGHELSIAYRDEGEGEPVVFLHGIPTWSFLWRRITPQLADQFRTIVPDFVGYGNSDRRDTFDRSIRAQEQAVANLVDQLGLEEFHVVGHDIGGGVALRYAAQTDDRIDKLVLSNATAYGSWPVEYITSLGLPRTLEMDADAFRERLDRAFVDGLERDDLNPEWVDGMTEPWLRADGRRAFARAAVATNTNHTTEIDYDIIDVDLLCLWGTADTEQPVDDGRRLVNDIGGEIVALEDAGHWVTEDRPDAYRDHLEAFLTE from the coding sequence GTGAACCACGATACCTGGTCCGAGTCACAAGCAGAAACGACCGTCACCGTCGACGGCCACGAGCTGTCGATCGCGTATCGTGACGAAGGCGAGGGCGAGCCCGTCGTGTTTCTCCACGGTATTCCGACGTGGTCGTTTCTCTGGCGGCGGATCACTCCTCAGTTAGCGGATCAGTTTCGGACTATCGTCCCGGATTTCGTCGGCTACGGAAACAGTGATCGGCGCGATACGTTCGACCGCTCAATCCGCGCTCAGGAACAGGCCGTCGCCAACCTCGTCGACCAGCTGGGACTCGAGGAGTTCCACGTCGTCGGTCACGATATCGGTGGTGGCGTCGCGCTCCGGTACGCCGCACAGACGGACGATCGGATCGACAAACTGGTCCTTTCGAACGCGACAGCGTACGGATCTTGGCCGGTCGAGTACATTACCTCGCTGGGGCTCCCGCGGACCCTCGAGATGGATGCTGACGCGTTCCGCGAACGACTCGATCGCGCGTTCGTCGACGGTCTCGAACGAGACGACCTGAATCCGGAGTGGGTTGACGGGATGACAGAGCCGTGGCTCCGAGCTGACGGTCGGCGGGCGTTCGCCCGCGCTGCCGTCGCGACGAACACGAACCATACGACCGAAATTGATTACGATATCATCGACGTCGACCTGTTGTGCCTGTGGGGCACAGCGGATACGGAACAACCCGTCGACGATGGCCGGAGACTCGTCAACGATATCGGTGGCGAGATCGTCGCGCTCGAGGACGCCGGACACTGGGTGACCGAAGACCGGCCGGACGCGTACCGTGACCATCTCGAAGCATTTCTCACTGAGTAG
- a CDS encoding thiolase family protein, which yields MTQFGQREEWILDLLAEAGSECLDDAGVEASDVEHLYVSNMTSGEFEGMTGVMNALAHDLGAIPAYTQRVDQTSSSGGAGIYAAWQSITSGASDMTLLVGGEKMTHTTTGESTDIIASIGHPVEYKHGVTLPSFAGLTARHYLERFDVPRESLGKVAVKNHANGVDNPNAQFQKEVDLETILESPIIADPLRLYDFCPVTDGSAALLFCPESVAQEYTDEYAVVAGVDGATDTHVVHERKDPTVMDGVVKSGQGAYEMSGYSPDDIDVAELHDMFTILEFLQMEGLGFAEQGGAWQLVEEGYTERDTGELPINTSGGLKSKGHPLGASGVAQGVEIYEQLVSEAGPRQVDADVGLCCNVGGFGNCVITTIMEAAR from the coding sequence ATGACGCAGTTCGGCCAGCGCGAGGAATGGATCCTGGACCTGTTGGCGGAGGCTGGAAGTGAGTGTCTCGACGATGCAGGCGTCGAGGCGTCCGACGTCGAGCACCTCTACGTCTCGAACATGACCAGTGGCGAGTTCGAAGGGATGACAGGCGTGATGAACGCGCTGGCCCACGATCTGGGCGCGATACCGGCATACACCCAACGGGTCGACCAGACGAGTTCCAGCGGCGGCGCCGGTATCTATGCCGCCTGGCAGTCGATCACAAGTGGCGCTAGCGACATGACACTGCTCGTCGGCGGCGAGAAAATGACCCATACGACGACCGGCGAATCAACCGACATTATCGCCTCGATCGGTCACCCTGTCGAGTATAAACACGGGGTCACGCTCCCGTCGTTCGCGGGACTCACGGCCCGCCATTATCTTGAGCGGTTCGACGTGCCCCGCGAGAGTCTCGGCAAGGTCGCGGTTAAGAACCACGCGAACGGCGTCGACAACCCTAACGCACAGTTCCAGAAGGAGGTCGACCTCGAGACCATCCTCGAGTCACCGATTATCGCTGATCCGCTCCGCCTGTATGACTTCTGTCCGGTCACGGACGGCTCGGCTGCGCTGCTGTTCTGCCCCGAATCGGTCGCCCAGGAGTACACCGACGAGTACGCGGTGGTCGCGGGCGTCGACGGTGCAACGGACACCCACGTCGTCCACGAGCGGAAGGATCCGACCGTGATGGACGGCGTCGTCAAAAGTGGACAGGGTGCCTACGAGATGAGCGGCTACAGCCCCGATGATATCGACGTGGCCGAACTCCACGACATGTTCACCATCCTCGAGTTCCTCCAGATGGAGGGGCTCGGCTTCGCCGAGCAGGGCGGAGCTTGGCAACTCGTCGAGGAAGGTTACACCGAGCGCGACACCGGCGAGTTGCCGATCAACACCTCGGGCGGACTCAAGTCGAAAGGGCACCCGCTCGGAGCCAGCGGTGTTGCTCAAGGCGTCGAAATCTACGAACAGCTCGTCAGCGAGGCTGGCCCGCGGCAGGTCGACGCAGACGTGGGGCTGTGCTGTAACGTCGGCGGGTTCGGCAACTGCGTCATCACGACGATCATGGAGGCAGCACGATGA